Genomic window (Streptomyces yatensis):
TGAGACACGTGTGGTTGTTTTGCGTAGTGGCACACAGGGCACCGCACCGTCTGAACAGCAGGCATAATCACAGCTGCGATGGGCGCAGACGCCCAGAAAGGGGACGAAGTGAAGTGAACGCGTTGAGCGCGGACAGCAGTGTGGGTTCGACCATTGAGGTACTGGAGGCCGAGCTCCCCCAACTGCAGAAGCAACAGGAGGCACTCAAGGGTGATTTGGAGGCCGTCACCAAGCGGCTGGAGGCGGTCAGCACTGCCCTGAGCAGCCTGCAGACGCTCTCCATCGCCACGGCCTCCGAGCAGGTCGTGGACGGCGCCCCGGTGGCGGTGGCGAAGCCCGTGGCCGAGGCCACCCCGGCCGAGCCGGCCGCGGAGCCGGCCACCGAGGCCACCGCCGAGACCGAGCCGGAGACCGCCGAGGACACGGCCTCCACCGGCCGTACCTCCGCCGCCACGCGCAAGGCGGCCATCGGCCGTCAGCGCAGCAGGGGCAAGGCGGCCAAGGCGCCGGCCACCGGGCGGGCCACCAAGACGGCGGGCAAGAAGACCGCCGCCGCCAAGAAGACCGCCGCGAAGGCCGCGACGAAGGCTCCCAAGGCCACCAAGGCCACGGTGAAGGCCACCACCAAGGCCACCGCGAAGGCCACCGCGAAGCCCGCCAAGGCCACCAAGGCCGCCGCCGAGAAGCCCGCGGAGAAGGCCACCAAGGAGACGGCCACCACCTCCGAGCGCTCCACGGGGCTCGCCGACAGCGTGCTGGCCGCGCTGCGCAAGGCCGGCCGTCCCATGCGGGCCTCCGAGGTCAACGACGCCCTGGGCCGCGAGGAGACCCGCACCAATGTGAACTCGGTGCGCAACACCCTCGAGCGGCTGCGCTCCTCGGACCGGGCCCAGCGTTCCGGCCGTGGCCTGTACGAGGCCTCGGCCACCAGCTGAGGGTGCCGTCAGTTCACCGCCACCCATGTGTAGCGGTGTTCGGGACGGCCGGTGTCCCCGTACTTGAGGGTGAGGCTGATGCGGCCCGCATGTTCGAGGTACTTCAGATAGCGCTGGGCCGTGGAGCGGCTGATGCCGGTGCGCTCCGCCACTTCGTGGGCGGAGAGCGGCTGGTCGGCCTGGTCCAGGACCCGCCGTATGAGGTCGACGGTGGGTGCGGAGTGGCCTTTGGGGAGGGCGGGGCCGGAAGTGTCGGCGGCTGCGAAGGCGCCGAAGATCCGGTCCACCCTCTCCTGGCCGGTCTCGCCGCGCCCGCCGACGCCCTCGAGGGTGCGGCGCAGCCCCGCGTAGCCGTCCAGCTTGGCCCGTAGCCCGGCGAAGCTGAACGGCTTGACCAGGTACTGCAGTGCGCCATGGCGCATGGCGGCCTGGACGGTGGCCACATCGCAGGCGGCCGTCACCATGATGACGTCGGCGTGGTGGCCGAGCTGGCGCATCCGCCGCACCAGGGTCAGCCCGGTCTCGTCCGGCAGATAGTGGTCGAGCAGGACGAGGTCGACCGGGGTGCGTTCGAGGGTCGCGAGGGCCTGGGCGGCGGTGTGGGCGCGGGCGGTGACCCGGTAGCCGGGCACCTGGGCCACATACGCGGCGTTGATCTCGGCGACGTGGAAGTCGTCGTCCACGACAAGAACGTCGATCATCGTGACTCTCCTGCTGCGGTGAACTCATGAGTGGGTGTGTCGTCCCCGGTGAGGGCCTCGGGCAGGACGACGGTGAACACCGCCCCGCCACCCGCCCGGGCGGTGACCCGGGCCATGCCTCCGTACCGCTCGGCCAGCCGCCGTACCAGCGCGAGTCCGATGCCACGGCCGCGCGGCGATACCGTGGCGGGCCCCTCGTGGGCGTCGGGCCCGGCGTCCGGGGAGCCGGTGCGGGCGGGCCGTTTGGTGGACCAGCCCTCGGTGAAGATGTGTTCGCGCATCCCCGGTGGCACCCCCGGACCGGTGTCGCTCACCCGCAGTACGGCGGTGGTGCCCTCGGCCCTCAACTCGACCTCGATGAACGGGGCGGGGGAGGGGCGTGAGGCCACCGCGTCCAGCGCGTTGTCGATGAGGTTGCCGAGCACGGTCACCAGGTCGCGCGGATCGACCACCCGCCCGGGCAGCAGCGTCGCGGGCGAGATGCGCAGGGCCACTCCGCGCTCGGCCACGATGGCCGACTTGCCGACCAGCAGCGCCGACAGCAGCGGATCGTGCACCCGTTCGGAGATCTGCTCGGCCGAGGCACGCCGGGCGTTGGTGAGCTCGGCCACGAACTGTGCCGCGCGTTCGTGCAGTCCCAGCTCCAGCAGCCCCAGCAGGGTGTGCAGCCGGTTGGCGTGTTCGTGGTCCTGAGCGCGCAGCGCGTCCAGCAGCCCGCGGGTGCTGTCCAGCTCACGGCCCAGCAACTCCAGCTCGGTGCGGTCGCGCAGGGTCGCCACCGCCCCGCCGTCCTCGGTCGGCATGCGGTTGGCCACCAGCACCCGGGCGCCGCTGACCGTCAGCAGATCCGCCCCGTCCACCCGCCCCGCCAGCACATCGGTGGTACGGCCCGGTGGCAGTGACTCCTCCAGGGTGCGGCCGGTGGCGTCCGGGCGGATCCCGAGCAGCCGCCCGGCCTCGTCGTTGATCAGGCGGATCCGGCCCTGCCGGTCGAAGGCCACGACCCCTTCGCGGATGCCGTGCAGCATCGCCTCCCGCTCGTCCAGCAGCGCCGAGATGTCGGCGAACGCGACACCGTGGGTACGGCGGCGCAGTTGGCGCGAGACCGCGATCGCCGCCAGGACACCCACCCCGAGCGCCGCCCCCGCGTACAGCAGCAGCCGGGGCACCGCCGCCAGCAGTTGGTCGCGCACACTGCCGTAGCCGATGCCCACCGACACCGCCCCGACGATCCGTCCGTCCCGGGAGCGCAGCGGCACCTTGGCGCGGGCCGAGCGGCCGAGCGTGCCCACGTCGATCTGCAGCACCTCCCGGCCCGAGAGCGCCTCGCCCGGATCGGTGGAGACGTGTTCGCCGATCCGGGCGGTGGTGGTGTGCGACCAGCGCACCCCCCGGGGGTCCATCACCACGATGTACAGCGCCCCGGTGGCCCGGCGGATCCGTTCGGCCGCCCGCTGCACCGGACCCGAGGGGGTGGGCTCGGTGGCGGTGAGGTCCCGCGCGATGTCCGGATCGGCCGCGGTGGTCTGGGCGATGGCGAGCGCCTGGTGCATCGCCTGGTTGTCGATCTCGGAGCTGAGCGGGGCCAGGAACAGCGCGGTCGCCAGCACCATCACCCCGGCGGTGATGGACAGCTGCGCGGCGAGAACCTGGCCGGAGACACGCCGGGGCCATCGGATGCGCATGATGGGCCCCCTGTCTCCCGTCTCGCCCATCCCGTGTGGTCCCATGTGCGAGCGGTAGTACTTCGTCCGTTTGTGGTGCTGTGAACGCACCGTAAGGGCGCCCGGGGCGTATGCCCAGTCTCCGTGGCGTTTTCGTTGCCGGGGCGCGAGCAAAACGAGCAGAACGCGGTTTGTGGGCGCAACGGCGGGTTGTGCCCAGAAGACTGCCGCTGTGGCCCGGGTCACTTCTAGCCTCCCGGCCATGAGCAGCCACACCAGCCCCGCCATCGAGCTGCGGGGAACGAGCAAGGCGTTCCGGACACCGTCCGGGGCCCTCCACACCGCGGTCAGGGATCTCGACCTGACGGTTGGGCACGGTGAGTTCGTCGCCGTCGTCGGGCCCACCGGTTGCGGAAAGTCCACGACACTGACGCTGGTCAGCGGGTTGGAGGAGCCCACCGAGGGCGAGGTGCTGGTGGCCGGTGAGCCGGTCCGCGGCATCGCCTCCAACGTCGGCTTCGTCTTCCAGCAGGACGCGGTGTTCCCCTGGCGCAGCGTGCTGTCGAATGTGATGGCCGGCCCGCGGTTTCGCGGTGTGCCCAAGCCGGAGGCGAAGGAGCGGGCCCGTGAGTGGCTGGCCCGGGTCGGCCTCTCCTCCTTCGAGGACCGCTATCCGCATCAACTGTCGGGCGGTCAGCGCAAGCGCGTGGCGCTCGCGTCGACCTTCGTCAACGACCCCGAGATCCTGCTCATGGACGAGCCGTTCTCGGCGCTCGATGTGCAGACCCGCGCGCTGATGTCGGACGAACTGCTGGAGCTGTGGGCGGGGACCGGCGCCTGCGTCGTCTTCGTCACCCACGACCTGGAGGAGTCCATCGCCCTGGCCGACAAGGTCGTCGTGATGACGGCCGGACCGGCCACCGTCAAGGAGGTCTTCGAGATCGATCTGCCCCGGCCCCGCAAGGTCGAGTCGGTGCGGCTGGAGCCGCGGTTCGTGGAGATCTACCGGGAGATCTGGTCCTCGCTCGGCGAAGAGGTCCGCATCACCCGTGAGAGGGGTGCCGTCGATGATGCCTGAGACCATCTCCGCCACGGCCGCCCCCGCCCTCGACAAGACACCCGGCACGCGCACCAAGGCCCGGGCACGCGCCGCCCGCAACCGCGCGATCCTCGTCCAGACCAGCCGCGCCCTGGTGCTCCTCGGCGTCATCGGGCTGTGGGAATGGCTGGCCCGCGCCGCCGTCATCGACCCCTTCAACTTCTCGATGCCCTCCAAGATCTGGGACCAGCTCCAGCAGTGGGCGCTGCACGGCACCGCGCAGGGCTCGCTGTGGGAACAGATCTGGTACACGCTCTACGAGGCGCTCCTCGGCTGGGGCATCGGCGTGGTGGCCGGTGTGGTCCTGGGGATCGCGTTCGGCCGGGTCGCCTTCCTCGCCGATGTGCTCGGCCCGTACATCAAGGTGCTCAACGCGCTGCCGCGGATCGTCCTCGCACCCATCTTCCTGATCTGGTTCGGGCTCGGCCCGGCCTCGAAGGTCGCCTCGGCCGTCGTCCTGGTCTTCTTCCCCGTCTTCTTCAACGCCTTCCAGGGCGCCCGGGAGGTCGACCGCAACCTGGTGGCCAACTCGCGGATCCTCGGCGCGAGCAACCGCCAGGTCACCCTCCAGGTGGTGATTCCCTCCGCCACCTCGTGGATCTTCACCAGCCTCCACGTCAGCTTCGGCTTCGCCCTCATCGGCGCCATCGTCGGCGAGTACATCGGCGCCACCAAGGGGCTCGGCCTGCTGGTGTCCTCCTCGCAGGGCACCTTCAACGCCGCCGGTGTGTACGCCGCCATGGTGATCCTCGCCGTGGTGGCCCTGCTCGCCGAGGGGCTGCTGACCTTCCTGGAGAAGCGGCTCTTCCGCTGGAAGCCCGCCCAGCCCGGCGAAGACCGCTGAGCCCCCGCCTTCTTCCTCCCCGCTCATCCCCGCTCATCACCGTTCACAAGGACGTGACCCCATGCGCAGCTGTGCCAAGTTCTCCGCGGCCGCGGTCGCCGCGGCGCTCGCTCTGACCACCCTCACCGCCTGCGGCGGTGACTCCAGCGCCTCCGGCGGCGAGAACGGCAACGTCAAGATCATGGTGGGTGGCCTGGACAAGGTCATCTACATGCCCGCGATGCTCACCCAGCGGCTCGGCTACTTCAAGGCGGAGGGCCTCAAGGTCCAGCTGCTCACCGAGCCGGCCGGGGTGCAGGCCACCACCTCGCTGGTCGCGGGCGATGTCCAGGGTGTCGTCGGCTTCTACGACCACACCCTCGATCTGCAGGTCAAGGGCAAGCAGGTGGAGTCCGTCGTCCAGCTCGCCCAGGCCCCCGGTGAGGTCGAGGTGGTGTCCAACAAGGCGGCGGGGGAGATGGCATCCCCCAAGGACTTCAAGGGCAAGAAGCTCGGTGTCACCGGGCTGGGCTCCTCCACGGACTTCCTGACCAAGTACCTCGCGGTCGACAGCGGCGTGAAGACCAGCGAGTTCACCCCGGTGGCGGTCGGCGCGGGCCAGACCTTCATCTCGGCCCTCAAGCAGG
Coding sequences:
- a CDS encoding prephenate dehydrogenase; its protein translation is MNALSADSSVGSTIEVLEAELPQLQKQQEALKGDLEAVTKRLEAVSTALSSLQTLSIATASEQVVDGAPVAVAKPVAEATPAEPAAEPATEATAETEPETAEDTASTGRTSAATRKAAIGRQRSRGKAAKAPATGRATKTAGKKTAAAKKTAAKAATKAPKATKATVKATTKATAKATAKPAKATKAAAEKPAEKATKETATTSERSTGLADSVLAALRKAGRPMRASEVNDALGREETRTNVNSVRNTLERLRSSDRAQRSGRGLYEASATS
- a CDS encoding response regulator, whose product is MIDVLVVDDDFHVAEINAAYVAQVPGYRVTARAHTAAQALATLERTPVDLVLLDHYLPDETGLTLVRRMRQLGHHADVIMVTAACDVATVQAAMRHGALQYLVKPFSFAGLRAKLDGYAGLRRTLEGVGGRGETGQERVDRIFGAFAAADTSGPALPKGHSAPTVDLIRRVLDQADQPLSAHEVAERTGISRSTAQRYLKYLEHAGRISLTLKYGDTGRPEHRYTWVAVN
- a CDS encoding ATP-binding protein; this encodes MRIRWPRRVSGQVLAAQLSITAGVMVLATALFLAPLSSEIDNQAMHQALAIAQTTAADPDIARDLTATEPTPSGPVQRAAERIRRATGALYIVVMDPRGVRWSHTTTARIGEHVSTDPGEALSGREVLQIDVGTLGRSARAKVPLRSRDGRIVGAVSVGIGYGSVRDQLLAAVPRLLLYAGAALGVGVLAAIAVSRQLRRRTHGVAFADISALLDEREAMLHGIREGVVAFDRQGRIRLINDEAGRLLGIRPDATGRTLEESLPPGRTTDVLAGRVDGADLLTVSGARVLVANRMPTEDGGAVATLRDRTELELLGRELDSTRGLLDALRAQDHEHANRLHTLLGLLELGLHERAAQFVAELTNARRASAEQISERVHDPLLSALLVGKSAIVAERGVALRISPATLLPGRVVDPRDLVTVLGNLIDNALDAVASRPSPAPFIEVELRAEGTTAVLRVSDTGPGVPPGMREHIFTEGWSTKRPARTGSPDAGPDAHEGPATVSPRGRGIGLALVRRLAERYGGMARVTARAGGGAVFTVVLPEALTGDDTPTHEFTAAGESR
- a CDS encoding ABC transporter ATP-binding protein, encoding MSSHTSPAIELRGTSKAFRTPSGALHTAVRDLDLTVGHGEFVAVVGPTGCGKSTTLTLVSGLEEPTEGEVLVAGEPVRGIASNVGFVFQQDAVFPWRSVLSNVMAGPRFRGVPKPEAKERAREWLARVGLSSFEDRYPHQLSGGQRKRVALASTFVNDPEILLMDEPFSALDVQTRALMSDELLELWAGTGACVVFVTHDLEESIALADKVVVMTAGPATVKEVFEIDLPRPRKVESVRLEPRFVEIYREIWSSLGEEVRITRERGAVDDA
- a CDS encoding ABC transporter permease, giving the protein MMPETISATAAPALDKTPGTRTKARARAARNRAILVQTSRALVLLGVIGLWEWLARAAVIDPFNFSMPSKIWDQLQQWALHGTAQGSLWEQIWYTLYEALLGWGIGVVAGVVLGIAFGRVAFLADVLGPYIKVLNALPRIVLAPIFLIWFGLGPASKVASAVVLVFFPVFFNAFQGAREVDRNLVANSRILGASNRQVTLQVVIPSATSWIFTSLHVSFGFALIGAIVGEYIGATKGLGLLVSSSQGTFNAAGVYAAMVILAVVALLAEGLLTFLEKRLFRWKPAQPGEDR
- a CDS encoding ABC transporter substrate-binding protein, with product MRSCAKFSAAAVAAALALTTLTACGGDSSASGGENGNVKIMVGGLDKVIYMPAMLTQRLGYFKAEGLKVQLLTEPAGVQATTSLVAGDVQGVVGFYDHTLDLQVKGKQVESVVQLAQAPGEVEVVSNKAAGEMASPKDFKGKKLGVTGLGSSTDFLTKYLAVDSGVKTSEFTPVAVGAGQTFISALKQGSIQGGMTTDPTVAQIVDQKIGKVLIDMRTPEGSKQALGGLYPSSSLYMNTDWVNGHKDTVQKLANAFVKTLKWMSTHSAEDIATKMPSDYAQGGAKLYAEAIKSTLPMFTKDGVMPADGPATVERVLKAFNPNLKNATVDLKKTYTTEFVKKAG